TGGCCAGCCCGACCGGTCCGGCGCTGTTTGATCTCACTGGCCGCACCGCCCTGGTGACCGGCGCCAGCCGCGGTCTTGGCCTGCAGATGGCAGGGGCGCTTGCCCGCGCGGGAGCCGACCTCGTGATCACCGCGCGGAAGGTCGACGATCTCTCGGCAGCGCGGAAGGCCCTCGAGGCCCACGGCCACCGGGTCACCCCCCTGCCCCTCGATCTGCGCGTCGAGGCGAGCATCCGCGACTGTGCCGCCGCGGCGATCGACACGGCCGGCCCGATCGACATCCTCCTCAACAACGCCGGCTGCAACATCCGCAAGCCCGCCGTCGACGTCACCTGGGACGACTGGAACACGATCCTCGACACCAACCTCCGCGGCACGTTCTTCATGGCCCAGGCGATCGCCCGCCACATGATCCCGCGGGCCCG
This Planctomycetota bacterium DNA region includes the following protein-coding sequences:
- a CDS encoding glucose 1-dehydrogenase, with amino-acid sequence MASPTGPALFDLTGRTALVTGASRGLGLQMAGALARAGADLVITARKVDDLSAARKALEAHGHRVTPLPLDLRVEASIRDCAAAAIDTAGPIDILLNNAGCNIRKPAVDVTWDDWNTILDTNLRGTFFMAQAIARHMIPRARGRIINIGSVTSVFGYAGLTPYSASRGGVKQMTMSLADDLGPHGITVNCLAPGWFRTAQNDVMYRDPEWVAYLTDRIPLKRPGRAEDLDGAVVFLASDASAYVTGQTLLVDGGITTGSTRALPAKKPG